The proteins below are encoded in one region of Pseudonocardia sp. DSM 110487:
- a CDS encoding PEP/pyruvate-binding domain-containing protein translates to MEYTVSRSVDIHQLLSYPSNRSTVPSMANEDFVVELKALDAQALPRVGGKAANLGELLAAGFPVPPGFAVTTAAYRRVAETLDLSDPGRARDALAGAELPAAAAEAVRAAYAALGADVPVAVRSSATAEDLPWASFAGQQDTYLNVVGADAVLDAVRRCWASLWTDRAVSYRETQGIDHRGVHIAVVVQRMVDSQVAGVLFTADPVIGTRGRSVIDASPGLGEAVVSGAVNPDHIVVDADTVHVTLGDKAVQVRPLPGGGVEQVPVTDAAGSCLTDAQATALAATGRRVEAHFGTPQDIEWAIDGDGELWLTQARPITTLHPLPAPAGDGLRVLLCATLAQGLTRPVTPMGLSGIKVLAATASALAFGAPVPDPVAGPSALRTAGGRAFIDITPALRSAPGRAILPRALDMMESRSAVVLRGLLDDPRLAPTTTSWAPFVRRLVRTLIRFRVPVLMALALALPDAARRRVERVGDRVRALTYAPEELTADQRLERAVHVLRQAFPMLPLTVPAAGAGFAMLGAARKIAGAELHADAVNDVLRSLPHNSTTEMDLRLWALARKLRCDPASAAVLRGTPPRELARRYRDGVLPPALESGLAAFLLRYGHRAVAEIDIGMPRWSEDPTHVLGVLANYLRLDDSALAPDAVFARGAEAADAAVAAVVDRVRARSRLRAVAVRFALGRVRRLAGLREEHKDYLIRIFTHARALLTAVGSELTTRGLLDRPDDVFFLDLAESRTALAGADLRETVADRRAEYDRELRRRRVPRVLLSDGTEPEAVARPGTVTDGALTGTAASAGTVTAPARVVLDPVGARLEPGEILVAPSTDPGWTPLFLTAGGLVMEMGGPNSHGAVVAREYGIPAVVGVADATTRITTGDEVTLDGAAGVVRV, encoded by the coding sequence GTGGAGTACACGGTGAGCCGTTCGGTCGATATTCATCAGCTGTTGAGTTATCCGTCGAACCGGTCTACCGTGCCGTCCATGGCCAACGAGGACTTCGTCGTCGAGCTCAAGGCGCTCGACGCGCAGGCGCTTCCGCGGGTGGGCGGCAAGGCCGCGAACCTCGGGGAGCTGCTCGCCGCCGGTTTCCCGGTGCCGCCAGGATTCGCCGTCACCACCGCCGCGTACCGGCGCGTTGCGGAGACGCTCGACCTCTCGGATCCGGGGCGCGCGCGGGACGCGCTCGCGGGCGCGGAGCTGCCCGCTGCGGCCGCAGAGGCCGTACGGGCCGCGTACGCCGCGCTGGGCGCAGACGTCCCCGTCGCCGTGCGCTCCTCGGCCACGGCGGAGGACCTGCCGTGGGCGAGCTTCGCAGGGCAGCAGGACACCTACCTCAACGTGGTCGGCGCCGACGCCGTACTGGACGCCGTCCGGCGCTGCTGGGCGTCGCTCTGGACCGACCGTGCGGTGAGCTACCGCGAGACGCAGGGCATCGACCACCGGGGAGTCCACATCGCGGTGGTCGTGCAGCGGATGGTCGATTCGCAGGTGGCGGGCGTGCTCTTCACGGCGGACCCGGTGATCGGAACCCGCGGCCGCAGCGTGATCGACGCGAGCCCCGGGCTCGGCGAGGCCGTGGTGTCCGGGGCGGTGAATCCCGACCACATCGTCGTCGACGCCGACACCGTCCACGTGACCCTCGGCGACAAGGCGGTGCAGGTGCGCCCGCTTCCCGGTGGCGGGGTCGAGCAGGTACCGGTGACGGACGCGGCCGGCTCGTGCCTCACCGACGCGCAGGCCACCGCGCTCGCCGCCACCGGGCGACGCGTGGAGGCGCACTTCGGCACGCCGCAGGACATCGAGTGGGCCATCGACGGCGACGGCGAGCTGTGGCTCACGCAGGCCCGGCCGATCACGACCCTGCACCCGCTGCCTGCCCCGGCAGGCGACGGGCTGCGCGTCCTGTTGTGCGCGACCCTCGCGCAGGGGCTCACCCGGCCCGTCACCCCGATGGGCCTGTCCGGGATCAAGGTGCTGGCCGCCACGGCGTCCGCGCTCGCGTTCGGCGCGCCGGTCCCCGACCCGGTCGCCGGACCATCCGCCCTGCGGACGGCGGGCGGGCGGGCGTTCATCGACATCACGCCCGCGCTGCGCAGCGCCCCCGGCCGGGCGATCCTGCCCCGGGCCCTCGACATGATGGAGTCGCGGTCGGCCGTCGTGCTGCGTGGGCTGCTCGACGACCCGCGGCTGGCGCCTACAACCACGTCATGGGCGCCGTTCGTCCGCAGGCTGGTGCGCACGCTGATTCGCTTCCGGGTGCCGGTGCTGATGGCGCTGGCGCTGGCGCTGCCCGATGCCGCGCGACGGCGCGTCGAGCGGGTCGGCGACCGGGTGCGCGCGCTCACGTACGCACCCGAGGAGCTCACCGCCGACCAGCGGCTCGAGCGCGCGGTGCACGTCCTCCGCCAGGCCTTCCCGATGCTGCCCCTGACCGTGCCGGCGGCCGGCGCCGGCTTCGCCATGCTCGGGGCGGCCCGGAAGATCGCGGGCGCCGAGCTGCACGCCGACGCGGTGAACGACGTGCTGCGGTCGCTGCCGCACAACAGCACCACCGAGATGGACCTGCGGCTGTGGGCGCTCGCCCGCAAGCTGCGCTGCGACCCGGCGTCCGCCGCCGTGCTGCGCGGCACCCCGCCCCGGGAACTGGCCCGGCGCTACCGGGACGGCGTGCTGCCGCCTGCGCTGGAGAGCGGCCTTGCCGCATTCCTCCTGCGCTACGGCCACCGCGCGGTCGCCGAGATCGACATCGGCATGCCGCGCTGGTCGGAGGACCCCACCCACGTGCTCGGCGTGCTGGCCAACTACCTGCGCCTCGACGACAGCGCCCTCGCCCCGGACGCCGTGTTCGCCCGAGGGGCGGAGGCGGCCGACGCCGCCGTGGCGGCCGTGGTCGACCGGGTGCGGGCCCGCTCCCGCCTGCGCGCCGTCGCGGTGCGGTTCGCCCTTGGGCGGGTGCGCAGGCTCGCCGGCCTGCGGGAGGAGCACAAGGACTACCTCATCCGGATCTTCACGCACGCCAGGGCGCTGCTGACGGCGGTCGGCAGCGAACTCACCACCCGGGGCCTGCTCGACCGCCCGGACGACGTGTTCTTCCTCGACCTCGCCGAGTCCCGAACCGCGCTGGCCGGCGCGGACCTGCGGGAGACCGTCGCCGACCGCCGCGCCGAGTACGACCGGGAGCTGCGGCGGCGGCGCGTCCCCCGAGTGTTGCTGTCGGACGGCACCGAGCCGGAGGCCGTGGCCCGCCCGGGAACGGTCACCGACGGCGCCCTCACCGGCACGGCGGCCTCCGCTGGCACCGTCACCGCGCCGGCCCGCGTGGTACTCGACCCGGTGGGAGCGCGCCTGGAGCCGGGCGAGATCCTCGTCGCCCCGTCCACCGACCCGGGCTGGACCCCGCTCTTCCTCACGGCCGGCGGGCTGGTGATGGAGATGGGCGGCCCCAACTCCCACGGCGCGGTGGTGGCGCGGGAGTACGGCATCCCGGCGGTGGTGGGCGTGGCGGACGCGACGACCCGCATCACGACCGGCGACGAGGTGACGCTGGACGGAGCGGCGGGCGTCGTGCGGGTGTGA
- the hutH gene encoding histidine ammonia-lyase, producing MPRRAPLTIGTAPLTALEVVAVARDGVPVTLSAEALAEIAASRKVVEALADDVEPHYGVSTGFGALAVRHIPVEARVQLQRSLVRSHAAGNGSEVEREVIRALMVLRLATLATGRTGVRTETAVAYADMISAGITPVVREYGSLGCSGDLAPLAHCALALMGEGEVRDADGVLRPASEALSAAGITPVELAEKEGLALINGTSGMLGMLLLASADLHRLLATADLAAAMSVEALLGTDAVFAADLQALRPHPGQADSAANLRALLKGSAIMAGHRAEATTRVQDAYSLRCAPQVHGAARDTLAHADTVAGRELAAAVDNPVVTIDGRVESNGNFHGAPLGYVLDFLAIAIADVASISERRTDRFLDVARNHGLPPFLADDPGVDSGHMIAQYTQAGIVSELKRLAAPASVDSIPSSAMQEDHVAMGWAAARKLRRAVDGFTRVVAIELLTAARALDLRAPLAPAPATGAARDRLRESVAGPGPDRWLAPEIEEAVKLVASGELLAAAESVTGPLH from the coding sequence ATGCCCCGACGCGCTCCCCTCACCATCGGAACTGCTCCGCTCACAGCGCTGGAGGTCGTCGCCGTCGCACGGGACGGTGTGCCCGTCACGCTGTCGGCGGAGGCGCTCGCGGAGATCGCGGCGAGTCGCAAGGTTGTCGAGGCCCTCGCCGACGACGTGGAACCGCACTACGGCGTCTCCACCGGTTTCGGGGCGCTCGCCGTGCGTCACATCCCGGTCGAGGCGCGGGTCCAGCTGCAGCGCAGCCTCGTGCGTTCCCACGCGGCGGGCAACGGCTCCGAGGTCGAGCGCGAGGTGATCCGGGCCCTCATGGTGTTGCGCCTCGCGACGCTCGCCACCGGCCGCACCGGAGTGCGCACCGAGACCGCGGTCGCGTACGCCGACATGATCTCCGCCGGGATCACGCCCGTCGTGCGCGAGTACGGCTCGCTCGGCTGCTCGGGCGACCTCGCCCCGCTGGCGCACTGCGCACTCGCGTTGATGGGGGAGGGTGAGGTCCGGGACGCGGACGGAGTGCTGCGGCCGGCGTCCGAGGCGCTCTCCGCCGCCGGGATCACGCCCGTGGAGCTGGCCGAGAAGGAAGGGCTCGCGCTGATCAACGGCACGAGCGGGATGCTCGGCATGCTGCTGCTGGCCTCGGCGGACCTGCACCGGCTCCTCGCCACCGCCGACCTCGCCGCCGCGATGAGCGTCGAGGCGCTGCTGGGCACCGACGCCGTGTTCGCCGCCGACCTGCAGGCGCTGCGCCCGCATCCCGGCCAGGCCGACAGCGCGGCCAACCTGCGCGCGCTGCTGAAGGGCTCGGCGATCATGGCGGGCCACCGCGCGGAGGCCACCACCCGGGTCCAGGACGCTTACTCGTTGCGCTGCGCCCCGCAGGTGCACGGCGCGGCCCGCGACACGCTCGCCCATGCCGACACGGTCGCGGGGCGGGAGCTGGCCGCCGCCGTCGACAACCCCGTCGTCACCATCGACGGGCGGGTGGAGAGCAACGGCAACTTCCACGGCGCCCCGCTCGGCTACGTGCTGGACTTCCTCGCGATCGCCATCGCCGACGTCGCGTCGATCAGCGAGCGGCGCACCGACCGGTTCCTCGACGTGGCCCGCAACCACGGGCTGCCGCCGTTCCTCGCCGACGACCCAGGGGTCGACTCGGGCCACATGATCGCCCAGTACACGCAGGCGGGGATCGTGTCGGAGCTCAAGCGACTGGCCGCGCCCGCGTCGGTCGACTCGATCCCGTCCAGCGCGATGCAGGAGGACCACGTCGCGATGGGCTGGGCCGCCGCGCGCAAGCTGCGCCGCGCCGTCGACGGGTTCACGAGGGTGGTGGCGATCGAGCTGCTCACCGCGGCCAGGGCCCTCGATCTGCGTGCCCCGCTCGCCCCGGCTCCGGCGACCGGCGCCGCCCGCGACCGCCTGCGTGAGTCCGTCGCCGGTCCCGGTCCCGACCGCTGGCTGGCGCCGGAGATCGAGGAGGCCGTGAAGCTGGTGGCCTCTGGTGAGCTGCTCGCCGCCGCCGAGTCGGTGACGGGCCCGCTGCACTGA
- a CDS encoding MFS transporter → MTATDIRAGRREWIGLTVLTLPALLASMDLSVLFMAAPWLAGDLAPTGPQLLWIMDAYGFLMAGLLLTMGALGDRIGRRRLLLIGATAFGAASVLAAYAPSAELLILARALLGVGGATLAPSTLALLRGMFPDAAQRRLAIGVWTAAFTSGFAVGPVAGGLLLEHFWWGAIFLINVPVMALLLILGPILLPESREARPARFDPVSALLSIAAVLPVIYGVKELVHAGAAQGPALLAIAVGFAFAVVFVRRQARMADPLVDVSLFRGSAFTAAFGAYVVMVLASAGLGFLAAQYLQVVIGLRPLAAALWQLPAVAGTMLGIGLATVLARFVRPAVLAGAGLLVAAVGFLLLTRVGVDTGPAALMAGYAVVTIGTGMVAPLAIDLIVGTAPAHRAGSVAGLGETGAEFGGALGIAVLGSVAAAIYAGQARDTLPTGLPPAAADTATETLGGAVAIADGLPDPLRAAVLGAAECAFTAGFTTAAAAASALLAAAAVVVTVRLWAVRPAAGRD, encoded by the coding sequence GTGACCGCAACCGACATACGGGCCGGACGCCGCGAGTGGATCGGCCTCACCGTGCTCACCCTCCCGGCGCTGCTTGCCTCCATGGATCTCTCCGTGCTGTTCATGGCCGCGCCATGGCTCGCGGGCGATCTCGCCCCGACCGGCCCGCAACTGTTGTGGATCATGGATGCCTACGGCTTCCTGATGGCCGGCCTGCTGCTCACGATGGGGGCGCTGGGCGACCGCATCGGGCGGCGCAGGCTGCTGCTCATCGGGGCCACGGCGTTCGGGGCCGCCTCCGTGCTCGCCGCGTACGCGCCGAGCGCCGAGCTGCTCATCCTGGCGAGGGCGCTGCTCGGGGTCGGCGGCGCGACGCTCGCGCCGTCGACCCTCGCGCTGCTGCGCGGCATGTTCCCCGACGCAGCACAGCGCCGGCTCGCCATCGGGGTCTGGACCGCCGCGTTCACCAGCGGCTTCGCCGTGGGTCCCGTCGCCGGTGGGCTCCTGTTGGAGCACTTCTGGTGGGGCGCGATCTTCCTGATCAACGTGCCCGTCATGGCGCTGCTGCTGATCCTCGGGCCGATCCTGCTGCCCGAGTCCCGAGAGGCCCGTCCCGCCCGGTTCGACCCGGTCAGCGCACTGCTGTCGATCGCGGCCGTGCTCCCGGTGATCTACGGGGTGAAGGAGCTGGTGCACGCGGGCGCGGCCCAGGGTCCCGCGCTGCTCGCGATCGCCGTCGGGTTCGCGTTCGCCGTGGTCTTCGTCCGGCGGCAGGCCCGGATGGCCGACCCGCTCGTCGACGTCTCGCTGTTCCGCGGCAGCGCCTTCACCGCGGCGTTCGGCGCCTACGTGGTGATGGTCCTTGCCAGCGCAGGCCTTGGCTTCCTCGCCGCGCAGTATCTGCAGGTCGTCATCGGCTTGCGCCCGCTCGCGGCGGCGCTGTGGCAGCTGCCCGCGGTCGCCGGCACGATGCTCGGGATCGGGTTGGCCACCGTGCTGGCCCGGTTCGTGCGCCCCGCCGTGCTCGCAGGGGCAGGCCTCCTCGTCGCCGCCGTCGGGTTCCTCCTCCTGACCAGGGTCGGCGTGGACACCGGCCCCGCCGCCCTGATGGCCGGCTACGCCGTGGTGACGATCGGCACCGGGATGGTCGCGCCGCTGGCCATCGACCTGATCGTCGGCACCGCACCGGCCCACCGGGCGGGCTCGGTGGCCGGGCTCGGGGAGACGGGGGCCGAGTTCGGCGGCGCACTCGGCATCGCCGTCCTCGGCAGCGTCGCGGCCGCGATCTACGCAGGACAGGCCCGCGACACCCTGCCCACCGGCCTGCCGCCCGCGGCCGCCGACACCGCGACGGAGACCCTCGGCGGCGCCGTCGCCATCGCCGACGGGCTCCCCGACCCACTCCGCGCCGCGGTGCTCGGCGCCGCCGAGTGCGCCTTCACGGCGGGCTTCACCACCGCGGCCGCGGCCGCATCGGCGTTGCTGGCCGCGGCCGCGGTGGTGGTCACGGTCCGGCTGTGGGCCGTGCGCCCGGCCGCTGGTCGTGACTGA
- a CDS encoding RNA polymerase sigma factor: protein MNSSGKVRPDTGAALLDLYDEALPEVYGYLLARCGSQSLAEDLTAETFLAAVAATRRQPPPPASTGWLIGIARHKLVDHWRTTEREQRGLRAVEAEPDPPDDPWDQRLDALLAREVLERQTGAHRAALTLRYLDGLPVPEVARALGRTVHATEALLVRARAAFRRSYTALGEGGSR, encoded by the coding sequence GTGAACAGCAGCGGGAAGGTCCGGCCTGACACCGGTGCCGCGCTGCTCGACCTGTACGACGAGGCACTGCCCGAGGTCTACGGCTACCTGCTGGCCCGCTGCGGCAGCCAGTCCCTCGCCGAGGACCTCACGGCGGAGACGTTCCTCGCGGCCGTCGCCGCCACGCGCAGACAGCCACCGCCGCCGGCGTCCACCGGCTGGCTGATCGGGATCGCCCGGCACAAGCTCGTCGACCACTGGCGGACCACCGAGCGTGAGCAGCGCGGGCTGCGCGCCGTGGAGGCCGAGCCGGATCCGCCCGACGACCCATGGGACCAGCGGCTCGACGCGCTGCTCGCCCGCGAGGTCCTGGAACGGCAGACCGGCGCCCACCGCGCCGCGCTCACCCTGCGCTACCTCGACGGGCTCCCGGTTCCCGAGGTCGCCAGGGCGCTCGGCCGCACCGTCCACGCCACCGAGGCGCTGCTCGTCAGGGCCCGCGCCGCGTTCCGCCGCAGCTACACCGCACTCGGGGAGGGAGGATCGCGATGA
- a CDS encoding acyl-CoA dehydrogenase family protein, with translation MAVDRLLPTTEAADLIALAREIADKELAQRVDEHERAETYPEGLFATLGAAGLLGLPYPEEHGGGAQPYEVYLQVLEELAARWAAVAVAVSVHGLACYPLATFGTPEQQERWLPDMLAGEVVGAYSLSEPQAGSDAAALACKAERVPDGYRIAGTKAWITHGGRAGCYTLFARTAPGPGGVSCFLAPGQADGLSFGRPEEKMGLHAIPTTTAHWDGAVLAADRLIGTEGHGLQIAFAALDSGRLGIAAVATGLAQAALDTAAAYANERTAFGRKIVDHQGLGFLLADMAAAVDAARATYLDAARRRDAGRDHRRAASVAKLVATDAAMKVTTDAVQVLGGYGYTRDFPVERYMREAKVMQIFEGTNQIQRLVIARSLASH, from the coding sequence ATGGCCGTCGACCGCCTGCTGCCCACCACGGAAGCCGCCGACCTGATCGCGCTCGCCCGCGAGATCGCCGACAAGGAGCTCGCGCAGCGCGTCGACGAGCACGAGCGGGCCGAGACCTACCCGGAAGGGCTCTTCGCCACGCTCGGCGCCGCGGGCCTGCTGGGCCTGCCCTACCCGGAGGAGCACGGCGGCGGAGCCCAGCCGTACGAGGTCTACCTGCAGGTGCTCGAGGAGCTCGCGGCGCGCTGGGCCGCCGTGGCCGTGGCGGTGAGCGTGCACGGGCTCGCGTGCTACCCGCTCGCGACGTTCGGCACGCCGGAACAGCAGGAGCGCTGGCTGCCGGACATGCTGGCCGGCGAGGTGGTGGGCGCCTACAGCCTGTCCGAGCCGCAAGCGGGCTCGGACGCGGCGGCGCTCGCCTGCAAGGCCGAGCGCGTTCCCGACGGCTACCGCATCGCCGGCACCAAGGCCTGGATCACCCACGGCGGCCGGGCGGGCTGCTACACGCTCTTCGCCCGCACGGCGCCCGGCCCGGGCGGCGTCTCCTGCTTCCTCGCACCGGGGCAGGCCGACGGGCTCTCCTTCGGCAGGCCGGAGGAGAAGATGGGCCTGCACGCGATCCCCACCACCACGGCGCACTGGGACGGAGCCGTGCTGGCGGCCGACCGGCTGATCGGCACCGAGGGCCATGGCCTGCAGATCGCGTTCGCCGCGCTCGACTCCGGACGGCTCGGCATCGCCGCCGTCGCCACCGGCCTCGCCCAGGCCGCGCTCGACACCGCCGCCGCGTACGCGAACGAGCGCACGGCGTTCGGTCGCAAGATCGTCGACCATCAGGGGCTGGGCTTCCTGCTCGCCGACATGGCCGCCGCCGTCGACGCCGCGCGTGCCACCTACCTCGACGCCGCCCGCCGCCGCGACGCCGGGAGGGATCACCGCCGGGCGGCGAGCGTCGCGAAGCTCGTGGCCACGGACGCGGCGATGAAGGTCACCACCGACGCGGTGCAGGTGCTCGGCGGCTACGGCTACACGCGCGACTTCCCGGTGGAGCGGTACATGCGCGAGGCCAAGGTGATGCAGATCTTCGAGGGCACCAACCAGATCCAGCGACTGGTGATCGCCCGCTCACTGGCGAGCCACTGA
- a CDS encoding TetR/AcrR family transcriptional regulator: MSVVRRGAVRREELFDALVALLLAEGFAHLTLDDVATRLHCSKRTLYALAGSKEQLVRAAVVHFFRGATERVEAAVADGAEAAERVGAYLRAVATELAPASARFFDDVAGFPPAAEVYERNTRAAAARVQQLVADGVASGAFRDVHTGFVADVVTATMVRIQQRQVAASTGLDDAEAYARLAELLLHGLATGSDVPSA; encoded by the coding sequence ATGAGTGTGGTTCGGCGTGGTGCGGTTCGCCGGGAGGAGCTCTTCGACGCCCTTGTGGCCTTGCTGCTCGCCGAGGGTTTCGCGCACCTGACCCTCGACGACGTCGCCACGCGCCTGCACTGCTCCAAACGCACGCTCTACGCGCTGGCGGGCAGCAAGGAACAGCTGGTCCGCGCCGCGGTGGTGCACTTCTTCCGCGGTGCGACCGAGCGGGTCGAGGCCGCCGTCGCCGACGGGGCCGAGGCCGCCGAGCGGGTGGGCGCGTACCTGCGCGCCGTCGCCACGGAGCTCGCGCCCGCGTCCGCCCGGTTCTTCGACGACGTCGCGGGCTTCCCACCCGCGGCCGAGGTGTACGAGCGCAACACCCGTGCCGCGGCGGCCCGGGTGCAGCAGCTCGTGGCCGACGGGGTCGCGTCCGGGGCGTTCCGCGACGTCCACACCGGCTTCGTCGCGGACGTCGTGACGGCGACGATGGTGCGGATCCAGCAGCGGCAGGTCGCTGCCTCGACCGGGTTGGACGACGCGGAGGCATATGCCCGCCTCGCCGAGCTGCTGCTGCACGGCCTCGCCACCGGCAGTGATGTGCCCTCCGCCTGA
- a CDS encoding TetR/AcrR family transcriptional regulator: MGNREALLAGAKRCIAEKGYAHTTARDIVAASGTNLASIGYHFGSKDALLDAAILDWFNDWDGDVEAALRDQHDGSAVDRLAAFLDVVIDNTRTERSLAAASLQWVAQIEFSDQVRGRLAETYARARRDFAAMLLGVAEDEVDDDTARTLGSLGLALVNGVVLQALIDPDRAPSGRDVAAAVRAVVLPASVARQ; this comes from the coding sequence ATGGGCAATCGGGAGGCGCTGCTTGCCGGAGCGAAGCGCTGCATCGCCGAGAAGGGCTATGCCCACACCACGGCCCGCGACATCGTGGCGGCGTCAGGCACCAACCTGGCGTCCATCGGCTACCACTTCGGCTCCAAGGACGCCCTGCTCGACGCGGCCATCCTCGACTGGTTCAACGACTGGGACGGCGACGTCGAGGCGGCCCTGCGCGATCAGCACGACGGGTCAGCCGTCGATCGGCTGGCGGCGTTCCTCGACGTCGTGATCGACAACACGCGCACCGAGCGCTCGCTCGCCGCCGCGAGCCTCCAGTGGGTTGCGCAGATCGAGTTCTCCGACCAGGTCCGAGGGCGGCTCGCGGAGACGTACGCCCGCGCCCGGCGCGACTTCGCCGCGATGCTGCTGGGTGTCGCCGAGGACGAGGTCGACGACGACACCGCGCGAACGCTGGGTTCGCTCGGCCTCGCGCTGGTCAACGGCGTGGTGCTGCAGGCGCTCATCGACCCGGACCGGGCGCCCTCCGGTCGGGACGTCGCCGCCGCGGTGCGCGCAGTCGTCCTGCCCGCCTCAGTGGCTCGCCAGTGA
- a CDS encoding VOC family protein — MIDPFDALRTPQAPVAPDPEFARALRARIERALLATDEEPAPSERVALHAVTPYLTVADATEAIALYVEAFGARSRGERILMPDGRIGHAEIVIGDSVLMLAEEFPEMHLLAPVHRGGASQSLHLEVPDPDAAVERAVARGAVLERPVADGPHGRGGVVRDPSGHRWMVSAPSGPRPGQITYAALCTRDIALAERFYARVLGWRTVPGPIRQVRDRALPLGLRGADRPPTLAPYYAVPDVDAAVALVRAAGGTADEPADRAYGRAADCVDDQGLPFTLVAPTGPGPGRPDGPGELDYVLLRVPDTTRARAFYGTVLGWRFRPGAGPGYWHPEPAAGPTTPGFGLEGGHADAVAVPWFRVPDLDGALAAVRAAGGRGVGAVRHQRGGPRAECADDQGARFGLAQL, encoded by the coding sequence ATGATCGACCCGTTCGACGCCCTGCGCACCCCGCAGGCGCCCGTCGCGCCCGACCCGGAGTTCGCGCGTGCCCTGCGTGCCCGCATCGAGCGCGCGCTGCTCGCCACCGACGAGGAACCCGCGCCGTCCGAGCGCGTGGCCCTGCACGCCGTCACCCCCTACCTGACCGTCGCCGACGCCACGGAGGCGATCGCGCTCTACGTCGAGGCGTTCGGCGCCCGCAGCCGCGGTGAGCGGATCCTGATGCCGGACGGGCGGATCGGGCACGCGGAGATCGTCATCGGGGACAGCGTGCTGATGCTCGCGGAGGAGTTCCCGGAGATGCACCTGCTGGCTCCGGTCCACCGCGGCGGCGCGAGCCAGTCGCTGCACCTGGAGGTGCCCGACCCGGACGCCGCGGTCGAGCGCGCCGTTGCCCGTGGCGCCGTCCTGGAACGGCCGGTCGCCGACGGCCCGCACGGCCGGGGCGGCGTGGTGCGCGACCCGTCCGGCCACCGCTGGATGGTGTCCGCCCCCTCCGGCCCGCGCCCCGGGCAGATCACCTACGCGGCCCTCTGCACGCGCGACATCGCGCTGGCCGAGCGGTTCTACGCACGGGTGCTCGGTTGGAGGACGGTCCCGGGCCCGATTCGGCAGGTGCGCGACCGAGCCCTCCCGCTCGGACTCCGCGGCGCCGACCGCCCGCCGACGCTCGCTCCCTACTACGCCGTGCCCGACGTGGACGCGGCAGTCGCGCTCGTGCGGGCCGCGGGTGGAACTGCGGACGAACCGGCCGACCGCGCCTATGGGCGGGCCGCCGACTGCGTCGACGACCAGGGGCTGCCGTTCACCCTCGTCGCGCCGACCGGTCCCGGCCCTGGACGGCCCGACGGGCCGGGCGAGCTCGACTACGTGCTGCTGCGGGTGCCGGACACCACCCGGGCCCGTGCTTTCTACGGCACCGTCCTCGGCTGGCGCTTCCGGCCCGGCGCCGGACCGGGCTACTGGCACCCGGAGCCTGCGGCCGGCCCGACCACCCCCGGGTTCGGGCTGGAGGGCGGGCACGCCGACGCGGTCGCCGTGCCGTGGTTCCGGGTGCCGGACCTGGACGGCGCCCTCGCCGCCGTGCGGGCCGCGGGCGGCCGCGGCGTCGGTGCGGTGCGCCACCAGCGCGGCGGTCCCCGCGCCGAGTGCGCCGACGACCAGGGCGCCCGGTTCGGCCTCGCACAGCTCTGA